A single Planctomycetia bacterium DNA region contains:
- the thyX gene encoding FAD-dependent thymidylate synthase yields MPTNAAQVEELRWKKVPVLDDGFVCLVDVMGDDQAVVQAARVSYGEGTKKVSDDRGLIRYLMRHRHSTPFEMVEVKFLCRVPMDTWRQWIRHRTANVNEYSTRYSLAIDAAQHTPADQWRGQAANNRQGSADFLSPEIGAELTASEAELLDKTRALYERRIELGVAREQARKDLPLSTYTEAYWKVDLHNLLHFLSLRMDSHAQLEIREYAAAMGEQIIKPLFPLVWEAFVDFRQQGMFLTRLDVEVIGRLTARASAAGRAATDEDFLAVQDPTWAPIAKSRERDECRSKLVRLGILPG; encoded by the coding sequence ATGCCTACGAATGCCGCTCAGGTCGAAGAACTCCGTTGGAAGAAAGTCCCTGTGCTCGACGACGGCTTCGTCTGTCTCGTCGATGTGATGGGAGACGATCAGGCCGTCGTGCAGGCGGCGCGGGTGAGCTACGGCGAGGGGACGAAAAAAGTTTCCGACGATCGGGGCCTGATCCGCTATTTGATGCGCCATCGCCATAGCACGCCGTTCGAGATGGTCGAGGTGAAGTTCCTCTGCCGCGTGCCGATGGATACCTGGCGCCAATGGATTCGCCACCGCACGGCGAACGTCAACGAATACTCGACGCGCTACTCGCTCGCCATCGACGCCGCGCAGCACACGCCCGCCGACCAATGGCGCGGGCAGGCCGCGAACAACCGCCAAGGAAGCGCCGACTTCCTTTCGCCGGAGATCGGCGCCGAGCTCACCGCCTCCGAGGCCGAGCTCTTGGATAAGACCCGCGCGCTGTACGAGCGCCGCATCGAGCTCGGAGTCGCTCGCGAGCAAGCTCGCAAAGACTTGCCGCTGTCGACCTACACCGAGGCGTATTGGAAAGTCGATTTGCACAACTTGCTCCATTTCCTTTCGCTGCGGATGGATAGCCACGCGCAGCTGGAGATTCGCGAGTATGCCGCGGCGATGGGGGAGCAGATCATCAAGCCGCTCTTCCCGCTCGTGTGGGAAGCGTTCGTCGACTTTCGACAGCAAGGGATGTTCCTGACCCGGCTCGATGTGGAAGTGATCGGCCGTCTCACGGCCCGCGCCTCGGCTGCCGGCCGCGCAGCCACCGACGAAGACTTTCTCGCCGTCCAAGATCCCACCTGGGCTCCCATTGCCAAGAGCCGCGAGCGCGACGAATGCCGCAGCAAGCTCGTGCGCCTCGGAATCCTGCCGGGCTAG
- a CDS encoding DUF4440 domain-containing protein: MMPDATQELLAVNQKLLVAIVGGDWKTYADLCDPTITCFEPEARGNVVEGMPFHKFYFDLPSGPKPAVATNVTMASPHVRLLGPDAAVLSYIRLNQKLNAAGDPVTVAVEETRVWHKQAGSWKHVHFHRSMPA, translated from the coding sequence ATGATGCCGGACGCAACGCAAGAACTTCTCGCCGTGAATCAAAAGCTCTTGGTCGCGATCGTCGGCGGCGATTGGAAGACCTATGCCGATCTCTGCGACCCGACGATCACCTGCTTCGAGCCCGAAGCTCGGGGCAACGTGGTCGAGGGGATGCCGTTTCACAAGTTCTATTTCGATCTGCCGAGCGGCCCGAAGCCGGCCGTAGCGACGAACGTGACGATGGCCTCGCCGCATGTGCGGTTGCTCGGCCCGGATGCGGCGGTGCTGAGCTACATTCGGTTGAATCAAAAGCTGAATGCCGCCGGCGACCCGGTGACGGTCGCGGTCGAAGAGACGCGCGTGTGGCACAAGCAAGCGGGGAGCTGGAAGCACGTTCATTTCCATCGCTCGATGCCCGCGTAG